Sequence from the Malaciobacter pacificus genome:
ACCTGTTACATTTTCACCCCATTGTTTAGGTGTTTGATTTTTATATTTCATCTCAATAGAGTTTTTTATATATTCATAATCTTCATTTGCAAAAATGTAACTTATTAAAAATAGAGGTATAAATAGGGATTTCACTTAATTCCTTTAAAATTCATTTGAAGAATATTATCATATTTTGTACAAAATAACTCAAGATTTAGGTAAATCAAATTTAACTTTTTTTTGCTATGATTACAGATATATAATAGATTTATACTATATTAAATCACTAAGGATTAAATATGAATGAAGAATTTAACGAATATTTTAATAGACAAATAAAACTTTGGGGTCAAGAAACTCAAGACTCTTTACAAAATAAAAAAGTAGCTATCATTGGTAGTGGAGGGCTTGGTTGTTCTTTAGGAATTGCACTTGGAGCTTCTGGAATAGGGGAGTTTGCTTTTGTGGACTTTGATGAAGTTGGAGTACATAATATCCATAGACAAATTGGTTTTAAAGTTGGTGATGATGGAAAATACAAATCAGAAGTTTTAAAAGAACTTATTGAATCTAGATGTCCATTTACTAAAGTTACAGCTTATACTGAGAGTTTTGATGATTTTGCAAAAAGAGATTTAGAGTTTGATTTAATTATTGATGCAACTGATAATCTTCCTTCAAGAGCAGCAATAAATGAATACTGCATGAAAAAAAATCAACCTTGGATTTATGGAAGTGTTGAAGAGTTCCATGGTCAAGTTTGTTTCTTTGAAAAAGCATCTTATGAATCAGTTTTTGTAGTAAATGATAGAAAACCAAATGGAATTGCTTGTCCTATTGTTATGCATATTGCTTCACTTCAAGCAAATTTAGCACTTAGATATTTAGCTGGATTATCAGTTAAAAAAGATATTTTATATTATTTAGCATTCAATGATGAAGGTATTTTAGATACTAAAAAATTTAATTTACCAACTAAATAATTATTAATTTTAACTTCAATAAATAATTCAATTTTTTTATTGAAGTTTTTTTTACTTTTTTAACTTCTAACCCAATTTTAAGACCTTTTTAGATACACTATCCAAATTTTATAAAACTATATGGGGAACTTTTTAATGCCAAAAAGAGAAGACATAAAATCAATTTTACTTATTGGTTCTGGACCAATCGTAATTGGACAAGCGTGTGAGTTTGACTACTCTGGAACTCAAGCTACAAAAACACTTAAAGAATTAGGTTATAGAGTTGTTTTAATTAACTCAAATCCAGCTACGATTATGACAGATCCTGAATTTGCTGATAAAACTTATATTGAACCAATCACAGAAGAAGTTGTTGCTAAAATTATTGAAAAAGAG
This genomic interval carries:
- a CDS encoding HesA/MoeB/ThiF family protein, with the translated sequence MNEEFNEYFNRQIKLWGQETQDSLQNKKVAIIGSGGLGCSLGIALGASGIGEFAFVDFDEVGVHNIHRQIGFKVGDDGKYKSEVLKELIESRCPFTKVTAYTESFDDFAKRDLEFDLIIDATDNLPSRAAINEYCMKKNQPWIYGSVEEFHGQVCFFEKASYESVFVVNDRKPNGIACPIVMHIASLQANLALRYLAGLSVKKDILYYLAFNDEGILDTKKFNLPTK